In one window of Hymenobacter nivis DNA:
- the holA gene encoding DNA polymerase III subunit delta: MVQDADAIFKQLRQRQFQPVYFLQGEEPYYIDVVADLIEKMALPEADRSFNQAVIYGKDVDVAGVLGQAKRFPMMAERTVVIVKEAQTIADLEQERSWPFLEAYLKNPLASTVLVLCYKHKTLDSRKKLGKLLAGKDAPGAVLMTSKKLYDSQVPAWLTAHVRGLGQQITGQATALLAEYIGADLSRLANEIDKLVLNLKPGQAIDEELVQRLVGISKEYNIFELQKALVQRDVLKANRILGYFAANPKANPLIPNLTLLFGFFSKLLVLHQAGPHPPDGVFKSLGIVNSFAQKEYQHAMKAYPAARVVDLIHLIRRADAQSKGIESGSMDEGEILRELVWLILHAVPAGVVS; encoded by the coding sequence TTGGTACAAGACGCCGACGCCATTTTCAAGCAACTGCGGCAGCGGCAGTTTCAGCCCGTGTATTTTTTGCAGGGCGAGGAGCCGTACTACATCGACGTGGTGGCCGACCTGATTGAGAAAATGGCCCTGCCCGAAGCCGACCGCAGCTTCAACCAAGCCGTGATTTACGGCAAGGACGTGGACGTGGCCGGCGTGCTGGGCCAGGCCAAGCGCTTCCCCATGATGGCCGAGCGCACAGTCGTCATCGTGAAGGAAGCCCAGACCATCGCTGATTTGGAGCAGGAGCGGAGCTGGCCGTTTCTGGAAGCCTACCTCAAAAACCCGCTCGCCAGCACCGTGCTGGTGCTCTGCTACAAGCACAAAACTCTCGACAGCCGCAAGAAGCTCGGTAAGCTGCTGGCCGGCAAAGACGCCCCCGGCGCGGTGTTGATGACGAGCAAGAAGCTCTACGATAGCCAGGTGCCGGCCTGGCTCACGGCCCACGTGCGGGGCCTGGGCCAGCAGATAACCGGGCAGGCCACCGCCTTGCTGGCCGAGTACATTGGGGCCGACCTGAGCCGGCTGGCCAACGAAATCGACAAGCTGGTGCTTAACCTCAAGCCCGGCCAGGCCATCGACGAAGAGCTGGTGCAGCGGCTGGTGGGCATCAGCAAGGAGTACAACATTTTTGAGCTGCAAAAGGCCCTGGTGCAGCGCGACGTACTGAAGGCTAACCGTATCCTGGGCTACTTCGCCGCCAACCCCAAGGCCAACCCGCTGATCCCCAACCTCACGCTGCTCTTCGGTTTCTTCAGCAAGCTGCTGGTGTTGCATCAGGCGGGCCCCCACCCGCCCGACGGCGTGTTCAAAAGCCTGGGCATCGTCAACAGCTTTGCCCAGAAGGAGTACCAGCACGCTATGAAAGCCTACCCCGCGGCGCGGGTCGTGGACCTCATCCACCTCATCCGCCGGGCCGACGCCCAGAGCAAGGGCATCGAAAGCGGCAGCATGGACGAGGGCGAAATCCTGCGCGAGCTGGTCTGGTTGATTTTGCACGCCGTACCGGCCGGCGTGGTGAGTTAG